The Sulfurimonas hydrogeniphila genome includes a window with the following:
- a CDS encoding exonuclease domain-containing protein — protein MLIFTDVQTTGIEAGDVVCSVALLKDEKVFYELINEGKKIPPSASSIHHITNEMIKDKKLFKMTQVYEILQKNNTFENTLIAHNVQFVLEKFAVSGLQWQGAVIDTLKVTKHLIKECEQFSLQFLRYELKLYRQENALKQQYGIKDALCSNNALNDVFVTKLLFEYLLEYATVEKMKELSFQKVLLEKFPFGKYMGKYIEEIVQHDINYVNWMLCLEDLDEDLKYSLEYYLRG, from the coding sequence ATGTTGATTTTTACAGATGTTCAGACTACAGGGATTGAAGCAGGCGATGTTGTGTGCTCCGTTGCATTATTAAAAGATGAAAAGGTATTTTACGAACTTATAAACGAAGGAAAAAAGATACCGCCGTCAGCTTCAAGTATTCATCATATTACAAATGAAATGATCAAAGATAAAAAGCTTTTTAAAATGACGCAAGTATATGAAATATTACAAAAAAACAATACTTTTGAAAATACTTTAATTGCACATAATGTACAATTCGTTTTGGAAAAATTTGCTGTTTCGGGTCTGCAATGGCAAGGAGCTGTAATAGATACATTAAAAGTCACAAAACATCTTATCAAAGAGTGCGAACAGTTTTCATTGCAGTTTTTACGCTATGAACTCAAGCTGTACAGACAAGAGAATGCGCTTAAACAGCAGTATGGAATTAAAGATGCTTTATGCTCCAATAATGCACTCAATGATGTATTTGTAACAAAATTATTGTTTGAATATCTGCTTGAGTATGCAACAGTAGAAAAGATGAAAGAATTAAGTTTTCAAAAAGTGCTTTTAGAAAAATTTCCCTTTGGAAAATATATGGGAAAATATATAGAAGAGATAGTCCAACATGATATTAATTATGTGAACTGGATGTTGTGTCTGGAAGATTTGGATGAAGATTTAAAGTACTCGCTTGAGTATTATTTGAGAGGATAG
- the rsmD gene encoding 16S rRNA (guanine(966)-N(2))-methyltransferase RsmD: MKSKQLSKKIIAGKYKGKKLLLPSKVTTRSSKSIVLESFFNTLQFDIVDANFVEVFSGSGSIGLEALSRGAKKIYFMEKDKEALKTLQKNISQTDPSACEVFAGDSFENIELVLSRLKKSNEDAFFYIDPPFSIREGMEEIYEKTMKLIEKLPALHVKMIIVEHMSGLKIPEFLGIYKVKKSKKFGNTTLTYLTNNNME; encoded by the coding sequence ATGAAAAGTAAACAACTGAGCAAGAAGATTATTGCAGGAAAATATAAGGGAAAAAAACTTTTGCTCCCGTCAAAAGTCACTACACGAAGTTCCAAGTCTATAGTTTTGGAATCTTTTTTTAATACTTTACAGTTTGATATAGTTGATGCAAACTTTGTTGAAGTTTTTTCAGGGAGTGGATCAATAGGTCTTGAAGCACTCAGCCGTGGTGCAAAAAAAATATACTTTATGGAAAAAGATAAAGAAGCATTAAAAACACTTCAAAAAAATATTTCACAGACAGACCCGTCTGCCTGTGAAGTCTTTGCCGGAGACAGTTTTGAAAATATTGAGTTAGTTCTCTCAAGACTGAAAAAATCGAATGAAGATGCATTCTTCTACATTGACCCTCCGTTCAGCATCCGTGAGGGTATGGAAGAGATTTATGAAAAAACTATGAAACTTATAGAAAAACTGCCTGCCTTACATGTAAAGATGATTATTGTAGAACATATGAGCGGTCTGAAGATTCCTGAATTCTTAGGCATATACAAGGTGAAAAAATCAAAAAAATTTGGGAATACTACGTTAACATATCTTACAAACAATAATATGGAATAA
- a CDS encoding flagellar basal body P-ring protein FlgI, giving the protein MKFILLFILFFSTLYATKISDVSNIVGVRDNQVIGYSLVVGLKKTGDGTTSRFTLQSISNMLRAMNINMDPIDIMSKNVAAVVVTATMKPFARQGDKMDVTVSSIGDSKSLEGGTLLMTPLKGVDGKIYALAQGAISIGGLNTRGAGNASHPTTGIVFNGGIIEREINIDLFHQKYATLSLKESGFRNAVGIQKAINDYYHTQLAIAMDSRSIKLKCPQNRSMIEFLAEVQEIDMDYHPKDKIIINERTGTIVAGVNIELKPVVLTHGDITIKIVEQKKISKPAGSMSVDNNLVIGLNENEVYTKEGTTTVANLVRSLQKLGASPKDIISILEAMKSAGSISAELKVI; this is encoded by the coding sequence ATGAAATTTATTTTACTGTTTATACTTTTTTTCTCTACTCTTTATGCTACAAAGATATCGGATGTGTCAAATATTGTAGGAGTAAGAGACAATCAGGTTATAGGCTATTCCCTTGTTGTCGGATTGAAAAAAACCGGAGACGGGACTACCTCAAGGTTTACTCTTCAGTCTATCTCCAATATGCTTCGTGCAATGAATATAAACATGGATCCAATTGACATCATGTCCAAAAATGTTGCTGCTGTTGTGGTAACTGCTACTATGAAACCTTTTGCCAGACAGGGTGATAAAATGGATGTGACCGTTTCTTCTATAGGAGACTCAAAATCTTTAGAAGGGGGAACACTTCTGATGACACCTTTAAAAGGGGTTGACGGAAAAATTTATGCTTTGGCACAAGGAGCCATCAGTATAGGCGGACTGAACACAAGAGGTGCAGGAAATGCGTCACACCCTACTACAGGAATTGTTTTTAACGGAGGGATAATTGAAAGAGAAATCAATATTGATCTGTTTCATCAAAAATATGCAACATTATCTCTTAAAGAATCAGGATTCAGGAATGCTGTTGGAATTCAAAAGGCAATTAATGATTATTATCATACACAGTTAGCAATAGCTATGGACTCAAGAAGTATAAAACTGAAATGTCCACAAAATCGTTCTATGATAGAGTTTTTGGCTGAGGTTCAAGAGATCGACATGGATTATCATCCAAAAGATAAAATCATAATAAATGAAAGAACAGGAACAATTGTTGCTGGAGTAAATATAGAACTCAAACCGGTAGTTTTAACACACGGAGATATTACGATAAAGATTGTTGAACAGAAAAAGATTTCAAAGCCTGCAGGTTCAATGAGTGTTGATAATAATCTGGTTATCGGTTTAAACGAGAATGAAGTCTATACCAAAGAGGGAACAACAACAGTGGCAAACCTTGTAAGATCTTTGCAAAAACTCGGAGCTTCACCAAAAGATATTATATCTATACTTGAAGCGATGAAAAGTGCAGGGAGTATATCTGCAGAATTGAAGGTGATATGA
- a CDS encoding rod-binding protein translates to MSYSMNAVNAQAQMATANKAIPRIDEKAQDKALREQTDAFEAVIVKMLMDNAMKDDKNLFSSQNDPGDKIYKSMYRDELSKASAGSFGFSQMLYDYLSQKNS, encoded by the coding sequence ATGAGTTACTCAATGAATGCTGTCAATGCCCAGGCACAAATGGCTACAGCGAATAAAGCAATACCCAGGATTGACGAAAAGGCGCAGGATAAGGCTCTGAGAGAACAGACAGATGCTTTTGAAGCCGTTATAGTAAAAATGCTGATGGATAATGCGATGAAAGATGATAAGAATCTTTTTTCATCACAAAATGATCCGGGAGATAAAATATATAAATCAATGTACAGAGATGAGCTTTCTAAAGCAAGTGCCGGAAGTTTCGGATTTTCGCAAATGCTTTATGATTATTTATCTCAAAAGAATTCATAA
- a CDS encoding flagellar biosynthesis anti-sigma factor FlgM yields MISKVNNSVLGSAYVNNTLSNTQKKENTSVTAVENKSSKVEQLKESIDSGQYKVDLSALSKKMADELL; encoded by the coding sequence ATGATTTCAAAAGTAAATAATTCAGTGTTGGGGAGTGCCTATGTGAACAATACACTTTCAAACACACAAAAAAAAGAGAATACTTCAGTAACTGCTGTGGAAAACAAGAGCAGTAAAGTCGAACAACTCAAAGAGTCTATAGACTCAGGACAATACAAAGTAGATTTGTCTGCATTATCTAAAAAAATGGCAGATGAGTTACTTTAG
- the flgK gene encoding flagellar hook-associated protein FlgK encodes MASIFNTLSIGYSGLSAAQVGINTTGNNIANAENEGYTRQRVITSAANPLITSAGNVGNGVEIQDIKRVFDNFVFDRYSSVSADKEYSDFERQTLEELSTYFPEIDGVGIKADLAEYYNMWQTFADNPNNDSIKIALAKQTETLTQHITQTQNQVLNLQMQVNDQLDVNITEVNSLAQQLADLNKSIDVAEAGGGYTANDLRDKRNVIERSLSRLIGAEVNQGQLESNIQIDSNSNTRTGSYTLSVNGFNLVDGSTYHPLTIEKGNNPYGFYELSYERQDGTLIPMEEEITNGKIGAIFNLRGRAVDTTSGMPTDGVLQNVVSDLDAFAKGLIESTNNLYAKSARSRMESNNININPATPLVTSSLNINPGSFDVTVYDIDGNEVAKRTINIDAATSMSGISGSNSIEGQIIANKDDNSDANANNDVDDYMIFNYAPNANGDIKLELSMNTAANSQGYTFAVVDNLPDNTFASGTNFAGAIGLGSFFEGTNARDIRLNTQYRNNPTQLHAGYSSNAGDNRVALDMVQQQFESYKFQVGNEQYDTTTYGMFDITSTYVGISTNSAITRNETVSTQFNATEMEYNSITKVSIDEEMTNLIKYQTSYGAAAKVITTVDQMMQTLLGIKQ; translated from the coding sequence ATGGCTTCAATTTTTAATACACTCAGCATCGGATACAGCGGATTAAGCGCAGCACAAGTCGGAATAAATACAACAGGAAACAATATAGCAAATGCGGAAAATGAAGGATATACCCGTCAAAGAGTGATCACTTCAGCTGCAAATCCTTTGATTACGAGTGCAGGAAATGTTGGAAATGGCGTTGAAATCCAGGATATCAAAAGAGTATTTGACAATTTTGTGTTTGACAGATACAGCAGTGTTTCTGCAGATAAAGAATACAGTGATTTTGAAAGACAAACACTTGAAGAACTCTCAACATATTTTCCTGAAATAGATGGTGTCGGAATTAAAGCGGACCTGGCCGAATACTATAATATGTGGCAGACTTTTGCTGATAATCCAAATAATGATTCCATAAAAATTGCATTGGCAAAACAGACCGAAACACTGACACAGCATATAACCCAAACACAAAACCAGGTTTTAAATTTACAAATGCAGGTAAATGACCAGCTTGATGTTAATATTACTGAGGTAAACAGTCTGGCTCAGCAGTTGGCAGATCTTAACAAGTCCATTGATGTTGCTGAAGCGGGTGGAGGATACACTGCAAATGATTTACGGGATAAAAGAAATGTTATAGAAAGAAGTTTATCCAGATTGATAGGCGCTGAAGTAAATCAAGGACAGTTGGAATCAAATATTCAGATAGATTCCAATTCAAATACAAGAACCGGAAGTTATACACTTAGTGTTAACGGTTTTAATCTTGTTGACGGCAGTACATATCATCCGCTCACTATTGAAAAAGGGAATAATCCGTATGGATTTTATGAACTCTCCTATGAACGACAGGACGGTACACTTATTCCTATGGAAGAAGAGATAACCAATGGAAAGATAGGAGCAATTTTCAATCTGAGAGGTCGGGCTGTTGATACAACAAGTGGTATGCCGACAGATGGTGTATTGCAAAATGTTGTTTCAGATCTTGATGCTTTTGCCAAGGGCCTCATAGAATCAACAAACAACCTGTATGCAAAAAGTGCCAGATCCCGAATGGAGTCAAATAACATTAATATTAATCCGGCAACTCCTTTGGTGACTTCCTCTTTAAATATTAATCCCGGTTCTTTTGATGTGACAGTGTATGATATAGATGGCAATGAGGTGGCAAAAAGGACGATAAACATTGATGCTGCAACTTCTATGTCAGGTATCAGTGGTTCCAACTCAATTGAGGGGCAAATCATCGCAAATAAAGATGACAACAGTGATGCAAATGCCAATAATGATGTTGATGATTATATGATCTTTAATTATGCACCAAATGCGAATGGTGATATAAAACTTGAACTCAGCATGAATACAGCTGCCAATTCGCAAGGCTATACATTTGCCGTTGTTGACAACTTACCTGATAATACATTTGCATCAGGAACAAATTTTGCAGGTGCTATAGGGCTTGGTTCCTTTTTTGAGGGGACTAATGCAAGAGATATTCGTCTCAATACACAATACAGGAATAATCCGACACAATTACATGCTGGCTATTCATCCAATGCAGGTGATAACAGAGTCGCTCTTGATATGGTTCAGCAACAGTTTGAATCCTATAAATTTCAGGTAGGAAATGAGCAGTATGATACGACAACATACGGGATGTTTGATATTACCAGTACCTATGTAGGCATCTCAACAAATTCAGCCATAACAAGGAATGAAACTGTTTCTACGCAATTTAATGCGACAGAGATGGAATATAATTCTATTACAAAAGTAAGTATTGATGAAGAGATGACAAATCTCATCAAGTATCAGACTTCTTACGGTGCTGCCGCAAAAGTGATTACTACTGTTGATCAAATGATGCAGACACTTTTAGGCATTAAACAATAG
- a CDS encoding ABC transporter permease, translated as MPKFSIFILIFIFLFSFFGSQLYHASPYALDAKAILLAPSLMHPLGTDRLGRDILARLIAGGEVSLVIGAGSAFVASFIGLILGSMAGYFKGSVDRIFVITVDLFLTFPTFFLLLALVSYVNASALVLIVIISITGWMTTARLIRSESFKITSQPYIKILKIAKVNTLKILLKYYAPVLAPIYFVSFTFGVGGAILAESGLSFLGLGIVAPQMSWGTILSGGKDVIDIAWWVSFFPGLMIFLVTFSLINISNYLQQITNQQEIKT; from the coding sequence ATGCCTAAATTCAGTATATTTATACTCATCTTTATTTTCCTGTTTTCGTTTTTCGGATCACAACTATACCATGCCAGCCCCTATGCTTTAGATGCAAAAGCAATTTTGTTGGCGCCTTCTTTGATGCACCCTTTAGGCACGGACAGGCTGGGAAGGGATATATTGGCTCGCCTTATTGCCGGAGGAGAAGTTTCTCTTGTTATTGGGGCAGGGAGTGCTTTTGTCGCTTCTTTTATTGGACTGATTCTGGGTTCGATGGCCGGATATTTCAAAGGAAGCGTGGACAGGATTTTTGTCATTACAGTCGATCTTTTTTTGACATTTCCGACATTTTTTTTACTGCTTGCATTGGTCAGTTATGTCAATGCCTCTGCTTTGGTCCTGATTGTTATCATATCAATTACAGGGTGGATGACAACTGCCAGGCTGATACGCTCTGAGAGTTTTAAAATTACTTCCCAGCCTTATATTAAAATACTCAAGATCGCAAAGGTAAATACATTAAAAATTCTTTTAAAATATTATGCCCCTGTTTTGGCTCCGATTTATTTTGTAAGTTTTACTTTCGGCGTGGGCGGTGCTATTTTGGCAGAGTCAGGATTGAGTTTTTTAGGATTGGGAATTGTCGCACCTCAGATGAGCTGGGGGACAATTTTAAGTGGAGGAAAAGATGTTATTGACATTGCCTGGTGGGTGAGTTTTTTTCCAGGTTTAATGATTTTTTTAGTCACTTTTTCACTTATTAATATTTCAAACTATTTACAGCAGATTACAAATCAACAAGAGATAAAAACTTAA
- a CDS encoding AI-2E family transporter: protein MKEHKIGYYFIVMASVVIVLAGIKSASVIIIPFLLSLFIAIILSPLYNYFKSKSIPDIVSVTLVITVFILFLALIAKLVGNSVHDFSANIDTYAQKLAQYYQLISHYTASFGIEISTEDIANLINMKQAMKFATSIIQSMGAMFTNGFIIILTVIFMLLESQYFVKKVELADGHQETMAHIERIFSKIKNYMVLKALISLFTGAIIWMSLYFLGTDYAFLWGVLAFMLNFIPNIGSIIAAIPAVLITLVQLGGMSALVVMVLYTVINIVIGSILEPKIMGKGLGLSTLIVFLSLMFWGWLLGIVGMLLSIPLTIMAKIIFDANQNTQWIGVLLGTGDNIALNEETNK from the coding sequence ATGAAAGAGCATAAAATAGGCTATTATTTTATCGTTATGGCAAGTGTTGTGATTGTCCTGGCAGGCATAAAAAGTGCATCAGTCATTATTATTCCGTTTTTACTCTCTTTGTTTATTGCAATTATCCTCTCTCCTTTGTATAATTATTTTAAGTCAAAGTCGATACCGGATATTGTGTCTGTTACTTTGGTAATAACAGTCTTTATTCTGTTTTTGGCGCTGATTGCAAAACTTGTGGGTAATTCAGTGCATGATTTTAGTGCCAATATTGATACATATGCACAAAAACTTGCGCAATATTATCAGCTTATTTCACACTATACCGCTTCTTTCGGTATAGAAATTTCAACTGAGGATATAGCAAACCTGATAAATATGAAACAGGCGATGAAATTCGCAACAAGTATTATTCAAAGTATGGGTGCTATGTTTACAAATGGTTTTATCATTATTTTAACAGTGATATTTATGCTGCTTGAATCACAATATTTTGTAAAAAAAGTGGAACTGGCTGACGGACATCAAGAGACAATGGCTCATATAGAAAGAATTTTTTCTAAAATAAAAAACTATATGGTACTCAAAGCACTCATTTCATTGTTTACCGGTGCCATCATATGGATGAGTCTCTATTTTTTAGGTACAGATTATGCCTTTTTATGGGGAGTATTGGCTTTTATGTTAAACTTTATCCCAAATATAGGTTCAATAATTGCAGCCATTCCTGCAGTTTTAATTACTTTAGTGCAGCTGGGAGGCATGAGCGCTTTGGTAGTCATGGTGTTGTACACTGTGATAAATATAGTCATAGGCTCTATTCTTGAACCTAAAATTATGGGAAAAGGTTTAGGACTGTCCACCCTGATAGTTTTTCTTTCACTCATGTTCTGGGGATGGCTTTTGGGCATAGTAGGCATGCTTTTGTCAATTCCTTTAACAATAATGGCAAAGATTATTTTTGATGCCAATCAAAATACACAATGGATAGGCGTCCTGCTTGGAACAGGTGACAATATTGCATTGAATGAAGAAACTAATAAGTAA
- a CDS encoding anthranilate synthase component II translates to MILMIDNYDSFTYNIVQYCRELGADLKIIRNDEMSVQEIENLHPEKIIISPGPASPDEAGVTLEVINYFQDKLPILGICLGHQSIAQAFGADIVRAKNMMHGKTSKIKHSTCKLFDTLPDEFTATRYHSLIVDKKSIPESIEPTAFSMDDDEIMALKIKDKDIYGVQFHPESIMSEYGHEIIGNFLKL, encoded by the coding sequence TTGATATTAATGATAGATAATTATGACAGTTTTACATACAATATTGTTCAGTATTGCAGGGAACTTGGAGCGGATTTAAAAATTATACGCAATGATGAGATGAGTGTGCAAGAGATAGAAAATCTTCATCCGGAAAAAATTATAATTTCTCCCGGACCGGCTTCTCCTGATGAGGCAGGTGTAACCTTGGAAGTGATAAATTATTTTCAGGACAAATTGCCGATTCTTGGTATATGCTTAGGGCACCAGAGTATTGCACAGGCTTTTGGTGCAGATATCGTGCGTGCCAAAAATATGATGCACGGTAAAACATCAAAGATTAAACACTCTACATGTAAACTCTTTGACACTCTGCCGGATGAATTTACGGCAACACGTTATCATTCTCTGATAGTCGATAAAAAGAGTATACCGGAGAGTATCGAACCGACAGCCTTCAGTATGGATGATGATGAAATAATGGCACTAAAAATAAAAGATAAAGATATTTACGGCGTGCAGTTTCATCCTGAATCTATAATGAGCGAATACGGACATGAAATTATTGGAAATTTTCTAAAATTATGA